The uncultured Desulfatiglans sp. DNA window TCCGGGCCAGGGGAACCGCATATTCCGCCCTCACATGCCCCCCGTCCGAAAACGTGCCCGCTCTCGCATAATACTGGGCCGTGTAACCATAATCCCACCAGATCCAGAACTGGGCGCCCGGGGTTATCTTGCCGCGCATGTCATGCAGCGCTTCGATCGTCTCCGGAGCGGCGGTCGTCATGGGGGCCTTGTTTCCCAACAAGGGGAGCGTCGTGATGACCAGAAACCCCGCCAGCAGCAGGGCTTGACACACAAAGCCGATGCGCCGCCACCCAAGCCAGCGCCGCAAAATCTGTGTGAGTCCGAACCCGAGCCCCAGCCCGATGACGACTCCGCCATACATCGTAAAGCGCTCGCCCAGGCGAAGAGAGGCCAAACCCAACAGGAGAAGGGGCAGAAAAACCCAGGCCGCCGGGCGGCGCCAGAGCAGCGCAGCGTATCCGCAAACCCCCAGCCCAAAAAGAAGCCACCCACCGGAAATGGCATGAAAAACGGAGCGTAGATCGATGTCTTGCGCTTCGACAACGGTGTCCAGGACGGCGGGATAGAGATCATCAGGCCCGCGGGCGGCCCATCCACCGTATCCCGCCAACTTTCTCAACGCTCCACTCACCCAGTTCTCGACCCCCGAAAGGGTAAACACGGCCGCGCCTGTAACCAGCAAAGCCAGGACCAGGAACAGCGGATGCGAGGCCAACCAGTCGTAAGAACAGGGCCTCAAGAACCCGACCAGACAGAGGCCCGCACCTGAGGCAAGGCCGATCCAGCCGCCGGAGGCCGCCAGGACCAGGATCGCGAGGCCCAGGATCACCAACAAACGCCCGGCCCTGGATGCCGTCAACAGGCCGAGGATCCCGGCCGTGGCGAGGATGGCCAGGAGGATGGCCGAACCCTGCGGGTAGAGCAGCAGATAGAGTTTGCTGATCAACCCCATACCGAGGGGCCAGAGGAGGGTCCATCCGTGCGTGAGGCGGCGATCACTTCCCCACGGTGGCCGCATCCGGCCTTCGAGCCAGCAACAGAGAAGGACACAGATCAAAACGGGGAAAAACAGGGCAAAGAGATCGGTGTCGAAATAGCCGAGCCGGGTGCGCCACAAGAACCCGGGCGCGGCACCCGCCAACACACCGGCGGCCACCGTCCCCTCCGGGAGGCGCCAGCGGGCGCCGAGCCATGCAAGGGGCGCAGCCACAAGGGGAGTCATGATCATGGGAAGCCAGAAGGCGATGTCGGCCAGGTTGACACCCGTAAGGGTATGCAGAAAGCGCAGAAAAACAGCAACAGGGGAGCAACTCTTGTAGTTGATACGATCCGCCCCTGCCAACCAGGCATAGGCGTCATGAGTGGCCAGGACCCTGTGGCCGTCCACCAGGAAAAATTTTTCGGGGGCGTGGATCAGATCGACCAGGCGAAGGGCGGCGCAAATGACAACGGCCACGGCGCACGGTATCAGCCAGTCCCGGTGTCTATAGGCATAGGTCGATAGGGTTTCGGCCGAGAATTGGCTGTTTGAAGGCTGGTTCGATCTACTTTTTGGTGGTGTTTTGGAACGCTTCACGATGATCGCTCGAGTTGAATGTCTATTGCCGATGGGCGCCCTCTGCCCATGACGGTCAGTCAGGCGGCTTCCTCCCGGATCGAACCAGGCATCACGGGGCGGCACCAAGGCCCGCGAACGGGGCTGCCATGCACCGCGGACCGGATCTTGCAGCCCTGAAGCAGCCGCAGAGCCAACATATAAAGAGCCGGCGCATCGAGTCAAGTGAAAGAAGGCCGGCGAAGCCGCAAAATCGCCGGAGGAGCCTTCATGGATTTTCCATTGACCCATCCAGCGATCTTTATTAAGCTCGCCTCGGTGCCACCCGGACTACATTTTTCTGCGAAGGAGTCAGCGATTGAGTACGATGGATGCACATCAGCGGCCGCAGCAGGACGAACGGTTTTACGAAGACTATGACAGCATTTCCATCAAGGAACTGATCCTCACCATCTGGGGGTTCAGAAGGTGGATCGTGATCCTGGGGTTTGCAGCGACCTTGCTGGTCGTGGCGGTGGGCGCGGTCCTTTACCTCTCGCAGGAGAAGTATCCGGTCACCAAGCTGTCCTTTCAACTGGAGTTCGACAGCGCGGAAAAGGGGCAGTACCCGAACGGAACGCCGTTCAGTTCATCGGACATTCTGGTGACGCCGGTGCTGAAAGAGGTCTACCAGACCAACGACCTCCAAAAATACATGAGTTTTTCGAACTTCAAAGGATCACTGTCGGTCATCCAGCGAAACGACGAATTGCGGCTCCTCGAGTACCGCTATGCCGCCAAGCTGGAGGATCGCAAACTTTCCGTGGAGCAGAGGGAGCGCCTCGAGGCCGAATTCCGCGAAAAGAAGAAGAGCCTGATGACCGCCAACTACGAGCTTGTGTTCGCCGGGGATGAATCCATTACACCCTTACCGCCGACACTGCGGGCGAAGGTCCTGAACGATCTGTTGAGCACGTGGGCGGAGTACGCCCAATCGGTCAAGGGAGTCACCCAGTACGATATCGCGCTGGTCTCGAGAGACATTCTCCGCCCCGAGGACATCGAGACCGAGGATTATCCCGTGGTCATGGACATGCTCCGGTCCACACTCAAGCGTGTGCTCGACGACATCGACAAGGTCATGAAGGTCCCCGGCGCTTCGGTTTTCCGACTGCCCGAAAGCGGTCTGTCGCTGCTCGATCTGCGCTACCGCACCCTCGACATCGAAAGCTACCGGCTCAATCCCATGCTCGCCATCGTGGGGGCGGCCTGGGCAAGCGGGAACGGACGACACACCGGGGAGTATCTCCGGCACCGGATCACCGAACTCAAAATGAAGGCCCAGGACGCCGACGCGCGCATCAAGGTCTATGAGAAGGCGCTAAAAACCTACGTTCAAGGGGGCGGCATCGACGCCGTCGGCAACGAGATCGCGGGGGCCTTGCAGGGGGCGCCTCCCGGCGCCGGCGTGCAGCCGTTCGGATCGAACGTCATGCCGCAGATCGGAGAATCCTTCCTCGACAATCTCATCAGCATGGTCAAAGCGAACCTGGACATCGAGTTTCGGCGAAGCCTGACGCAGAAGATCATCGAGGTCGGCCTGGAAAAGGCCAGGATCGACTCGGACCTGAACTACTATGCGCAGATACTGAAAAACATCGAGGATGCGGAAAAACTCGGGGCCGGGAAGCTTGCCGCCGACGGGGCACGGCAGGAGATCCGAAGGAGCATCGCAGCGATCTACGACAACCTCATGCAGACCATCAGCCAGATCAGGACCATCTACGAGGGGTTGAGCCAGGCCAACCTCAATGCGGCCAGCACCCTCTACAGCCTGACCAAGCCGGTCTATTTCACGGTCGAGAAGGCGCTGACGACCCAGAGGCTGATCCCCTACCTCGTGGTCGCCTGGGTGCTGCTCCAAGGCTGCATCCTGCTGGGCGTCCTGATCGCCAGTGCTTTTATGAAACCCGGGGGAAAACAGCCGGCAACGGCATAGGGGAGCGAATGCCGCACACCGTCTTTTGCGGCATCAACTCAAGAGAGACCGCAGGATGCGGCGGAGGGCGAGGCTGCGGGTGAGGCCGTGGTTGACTCGGGCGACGGCGTTTTCGTGGTATCTTTGAGGGTCGTCGACGACGAGGAAGATCACGCGGACGTAGTCTTCATCGAGGAGGCGGGTCTTGGGGCAAGCCGGTTTGAGGGCGTCGACGCGTGCGTGGCCCAGGCGGAGGATCTCGTCCCGGTCACCGAAGCGGATCGCGCCCGTGGGGCAGGCGGCCGCGCAGACAGGGAGCAGACCGTTGGAGATGCGGTCGATGCAGAAGGTGCACTTGACGATGCGCCCGTCGGCGGTCCGGCGGGGGATGTCGTAGGGGCAGACGTCCCGGACATCCTGAAATGCCGCCTGACGGGCCTTTTCCGTGTAGACCACGGCGCCGGTCTCCGAGTCCTGGATCACGCCGCCCGAGACATACCCTTCGATCGCGTCCTTGCAGTCCGGTGAGAGGCAGTGGCGGCACTGGTCCGAAAAGAAGTACCAGGCGGGCGTGCTGTCGGGCGCCTCGGCGGGACGCTCCTTGAAGCGCACCAGTTTGAAGGTCTGGCCGTCCAGGTCGGCCGGGTTTTGATGGCCGCCGCGGTTGGATGAACGGTCGGCGCCGTTACGGTTCCAGCTCTTGCAGGCGACCTGGCAGGCTCGGCACCCGGTGCAGCGGGTCGTATCGATCAGCATAGCCTTCCCATCCATTGCATCAACCGTCCTTTCGCTGCAGGCTCACCATGAAGGCCTTGGTCTCGGGGATGCGGGTGTTCGGGTCTCCGGCAGAAGGAGTTAGGAGGTTGGCGCTGTCCCCGCCGGCATGGGGCCAGAGCCAACCATAATGCCAGGGCAGTCCTACCACATGGACTTCGGCGCCGTTCACCTTGAAGGGCCGGAGGCGCGAGGTCACCATTGCGACGGCCTCGAGCGAGCCGCGGGCGGAGGCCACCACTACTCGGTCGCCGTTGCGGATGCCCTTCTGCCGAGCCAGCTCCCGGCTCATCTCGACGAACATCTGCGGCTCGGCCTCCAGGAGCCAGGGCATGGAACGGCTCATGGCGCCGCTCTGCCAGTGCTCGGCCACGCGGCAGGTGGTGGCGACGATCGGGAAGCGCGGATCGGCGGCCGGCCGGCGCAGCCCGCCGAAATCGTAGGCGCGCAAAAGCGGGTTCACCTGCTGAGCGTTCATCAGATTGGCCGAAGCCGGTCCTTCGACCGGTTCATAGTGCTCGGGGAAGGGTCCGTCCAGCAACCCCGGGCCGAAGACACCCCCCAAACCATCGGCGCGCATGATGAATGGGTAGCGGCTATCGGGACGCGCTGACCCGTCGGGGTTCTGCATGGGAAACCAGCCGCCGTCCGGCACATCCCCCTCCCATTGATTGGCGACGTAGCGGCCGGCCTC harbors:
- a CDS encoding putative Oligosaccharyl transferase STT3 subunit (Evidence 3 : Putative function from multiple computational evidences) translates to MKRSKTPPKSRSNQPSNSQFSAETLSTYAYRHRDWLIPCAVAVVICAALRLVDLIHAPEKFFLVDGHRVLATHDAYAWLAGADRINYKSCSPVAVFLRFLHTLTGVNLADIAFWLPMIMTPLVAAPLAWLGARWRLPEGTVAAGVLAGAAPGFLWRTRLGYFDTDLFALFFPVLICVLLCCWLEGRMRPPWGSDRRLTHGWTLLWPLGMGLISKLYLLLYPQGSAILLAILATAGILGLLTASRAGRLLVILGLAILVLAASGGWIGLASGAGLCLVGFLRPCSYDWLASHPLFLVLALLVTGAAVFTLSGVENWVSGALRKLAGYGGWAARGPDDLYPAVLDTVVEAQDIDLRSVFHAISGGWLLFGLGVCGYAALLWRRPAAWVFLPLLLLGLASLRLGERFTMYGGVVIGLGLGFGLTQILRRWLGWRRIGFVCQALLLAGFLVITTLPLLGNKAPMTTAAPETIEALHDMRGKITPGAQFWIWWDYGYTAQYYARAGTFSDGGHVRAEYAVPLARIYASDSPAYAFHLMAYAAQKARPYRVRCAELPNYRNPFAWIFRKKAPSDVQSFLDGIADLPLPGKKPLPEQYLVLSWDHVKIAPAILRLGTWDFSAGEGEQAPFELHQEALEFNKVAGTVTVRNQAVWLSGLTLVTEDGIEQLDYGATSGVFAVIDAQKGITVLMQERAYRSNLVQLLLGDPADFEPYFELVLDRAPDVRVYKLKL
- the fdhB gene encoding Formate dehydrogenase subunit beta — protein: MDGKAMLIDTTRCTGCRACQVACKSWNRNGADRSSNRGGHQNPADLDGQTFKLVRFKERPAEAPDSTPAWYFFSDQCRHCLSPDCKDAIEGYVSGGVIQDSETGAVVYTEKARQAAFQDVRDVCPYDIPRRTADGRIVKCTFCIDRISNGLLPVCAAACPTGAIRFGDRDEILRLGHARVDALKPACPKTRLLDEDYVRVIFLVVDDPQRYHENAVARVNHGLTRSLALRRILRSLLS
- a CDS encoding hypothetical protein (Evidence 5 : Unknown function) — translated: MSTMDAHQRPQQDERFYEDYDSISIKELILTIWGFRRWIVILGFAATLLVVAVGAVLYLSQEKYPVTKLSFQLEFDSAEKGQYPNGTPFSSSDILVTPVLKEVYQTNDLQKYMSFSNFKGSLSVIQRNDELRLLEYRYAAKLEDRKLSVEQRERLEAEFREKKKSLMTANYELVFAGDESITPLPPTLRAKVLNDLLSTWAEYAQSVKGVTQYDIALVSRDILRPEDIETEDYPVVMDMLRSTLKRVLDDIDKVMKVPGASVFRLPESGLSLLDLRYRTLDIESYRLNPMLAIVGAAWASGNGRHTGEYLRHRITELKMKAQDADARIKVYEKALKTYVQGGGIDAVGNEIAGALQGAPPGAGVQPFGSNVMPQIGESFLDNLISMVKANLDIEFRRSLTQKIIEVGLEKARIDSDLNYYAQILKNIEDAEKLGAGKLAADGARQEIRRSIAAIYDNLMQTISQIRTIYEGLSQANLNAASTLYSLTKPVYFTVEKALTTQRLIPYLVVAWVLLQGCILLGVLIASAFMKPGGKQPATA